In the genome of Candidatus Pristimantibacillus lignocellulolyticus, the window AAAGCGTAAAAGGAGTACTAACTGAAATCTACGACGATTACATTACAATCGTATTAAAGGATGAAGTTCTACTAATTCTGTTCTCTCACATTAAAAGTTGCAGCTTCTCTGTCCAAGATAGATCAGATGCCAACAATGAAGAAAGCACTCAAGAAAACAAACAAGATAGTAAAAATGAGAACGAGAATAAGAAAAAAGATAATAATAGTAATAAGAGAAAAAGTAGAAATCGTAGATACAGATCTAAAAAATAACTGCATACAAACCAGACAGGTGTTGTTTTGAACTTGTCTGGTTTTTTCTTCAAAGAATCACATAATTCTCGAAATAAAGGAAATCCTAAGCTAAACCTAGGCGAAGGAGGAACTATTCAATAATGGACAGCACTAAAGATTTTGTAGAAAAAATACATGAACAACAGGAAAGTAACAACAAAGGCAGCAAGAAAAAAGATGCAGAGAATGGTGGTCATAAACTACCAGGTAAACAGCACGGCACAAATAAATAGTTCACAAAATAACCCCAACCACATAAGGTCGGGGTTATAGTACCTAAATGGATACTGCACTTGTTACCATCTAAAGCTTTGCGTTAACACAAGCATTAAGCGTTTCTTTAATACTTGCAATCACATCGCCTTTTTTAAATCTTAGTATGGGCATTGTTTCCTCAGCATTTACATATGCATCTCTCCCTTGTATTTCTGCAGTAACTGCTAAGTGAATTCCATGCTCTTTACCAGTTTGTTTGGCATGTTCATCATGTTCAGCAAATGCTGGCTTAAAAGCTTCAATTGGAGCAACGATAAGCTTCGTTGTCTCAGTCTGACCTAACGCTTCAACCATATATTGATAGAATTCTAAAAATTTCATATTCGTATCACAGATTGCATATCTACCCTCATGTTGGCCATATTCAATAGCACCTACTGCTGCTTCAGCAACTTGATTTGCTGTTACCATCGCTGTACCACCTTGCGGAACATAAACGGTATCTTTACCTCTTACTTGCTCAGTGAACATCGTCCAAAGTGGCGTACGTCCAGGCATTGTGCCAAAAATATAAGGTAACCGTAGGCTCATAACATCCATATCCTTACCACCTTCAAACATTGCCACTTCTTCCTGTAATAGTCGTGTACGAGGATAAGCTTGCTCTCTATTCAAACGTAAATCGGTCCACTGCTCTGCAAAATGACTAAAGTAAGAGTTAAATAGAACAAATTTCTTCACTCCTGCCTGACGAGCTAACCGAGCAATTCGTTGTGTAGCAATCACATTTGCTTGATAGAAAAATGTGGTAGCAGGAGCATCTGGGCATGTACGTTCATCGGCACCAGCTGCATATATAAAAGCATATACTCCTTCAAGTAATTGTAATATTTGTTCATCAGTATAGCTTTGAATATCACCTAAATGACTTTCAACTTCAGTAGGAAATAAATGCTCAGCTGGAGTTGGTGGGAGTGAGAGTTCTGCTACTCTGTATCCTCTGGCTAGCAATTCTTTTACCGTATAATAACCAAGAAATCCTGTTCCGCCTAATATAAATACTTTCTTCATAGTTCTTCATCTCCTTGTATAATAATCTTTTATAATTAAATTATACCAAATATTCGCATCTACTTTGTGATATAAATCACAAAGTAGATGCGAAAGCTTAATTCAGAATAATTAAATAAATTTGGAACATGAACTGCAGTATAAAGTATCAATAAATCCCTGAAATTCCACATTACTTTTGCAGGGTAATATTATTTTTTGTCGAATATATTTGGAAGATATACTTGCTAGTAATAGATTCTGAATTCACTCATAAATTGGTTATACCTTGGATATATAAAAACAAAAAAAGTCAGCTTGCAATACTCAAAAATAGTTTATATTAAATATATTCAAGCTAGAATCAATGGGCGGTGATTAAAATAACACAACTGAATCAGGAAGAAGACTACATTGTTGAGTCTAAGCGAAAATGTATCGCTGCAGGAATGGATCCAAATGAAATTAGAAAACCAAAACGATCTATGTCAGAACGAGAATTGTTAAAAAAGAGAAACACGTACAGTGAAATTTTATCTGTAGTTAATTTCTTCTCAAAAAAGATCTTGGATTCGTTAAGCGGTACACCTCTACTTATTGTAATATCCGATGAAAATGGATATTTGCTACATATGGTTGGCGATGAAACTATAAAAAAAACAGTTCAACAATTAGGCATTCAAGTTGGGGCACAATTTAGTCAAGAAGATATGGGTACAAATGTCGTGAGCTTATCTCTTCAACAAAGCCATCCGGTTCAAATTATAGGTTCAGATCATTACCATACTGTACTTCATGGTACGGCATGCTATGGAGTAGCCTTTCATTATACAGATAGTAACAATGTACTCGGAAGTATATGTATTATGACTGCAACTGAATTACATAATCCATTTTTCTTAACCATGTTATCTACAGTAGTTGACTCCATTGAGAGAGAACTTTTACTTAGGAAACAGAATAGAAAGTTAAATATGCTAAATCAGATTATGGTAAATAAAAATAGAAATGGCATTATCATCACAAATGCTAATGGCATCATTACTTCAGTGAACGATTTTGTGGCCGAAACATTTGGTATTCATAAAGATACTAATATTGTTGATAGAGCTGAACAAAACCCAGAATGTCTAATAAGTAGTCATATGAAAAAAGTAATAAAAAACAAACAAAGTTTTGATAATGTACAAATGATTTTAAGAAGCTTCGATAATCAAAAAATCGTTTGTTTATTCGACGCTCAACCCATCTATGATGAAACGAATAATTTTATTGGTTCATACTCTCAGCTTAGAGATATTACAGAACGATATCTAAATGAAGAACGGCATAATTATTTGGCTTATCACGATGAATTAACATCGTTACCAAATAGACGTTCGCTACATGAAACTTTAAATTATCATATTTCCTCATCTCTAACTGCCGGAAAGAATATTAATTTAACACTTATGTTCTTGGATTTGGATCACTTCAAAACAATTAATGATGCTTTTGGACATTCCAACGGCGATATATTACTAAAACAAGTTTCCGGTAGATTGATACAATTTCTAGGTGATAATGGAAAAGTATTCAGAATGGGCGGAGACGAATTTATTTTCCTATTTAATGATCTAATTGGTCAAAAAGAAGTAATTCACACCGGTAAGCAAATTATTGATTTATTTGACACTCCCTTCACTATCAGTGGTTCCAAGTTCCATGTGACTGCCAGTATCGGGATCGCAATATATCCCAATGATGGGACTGACTCAGAAACGTTCATGGTATACGCAGATAATGCTATGTATAAGTCGAAATCAAAGGGAAGAAATAATTATACCCTATTCGATTCCAATATGAAGTCCCGTTCTAAGGAAAAAGATAAACTATCATTGGAGGTTTCATTAAGAAAGGCGTTAGAAAATAATGAATTTATCGTATATTATCAACCTCAAGTTGACTTAATTAACAAGAAAATCATTGGAGCTGAAGCTCTTTTAAGATGGAATAGTCCGGAATATGGTCTTGTATACCCAGATGTTTTTATCCCCATCTTAGAGGAAAATGGTATGATTTCTCATGTTGGCGAATGGATTTTAGGTGAAGTATGTAATCAAAGTAAAAGGTGGGTTGAAAAGGGGTTCCCTAAATTTAGATTAGCAGTTAATCTTTCTTCACAGCAATTTTTAAAAGACAACTTGGTTGAAGTTATTTCCAATATTTTAATTGAAACCGAAATGAATCCTAATTACTTAGAGTTAGAGATAACAGAAACGATGACCATGGATGTTGAGCGCGCAATAAACGTTTTGAGTCAATTAAACGCTTTAGGAGTAAGGATTAGTATTGATGATTTTGGT includes:
- a CDS encoding EAL domain-containing protein, with protein sequence MTQLNQEEDYIVESKRKCIAAGMDPNEIRKPKRSMSERELLKKRNTYSEILSVVNFFSKKILDSLSGTPLLIVISDENGYLLHMVGDETIKKTVQQLGIQVGAQFSQEDMGTNVVSLSLQQSHPVQIIGSDHYHTVLHGTACYGVAFHYTDSNNVLGSICIMTATELHNPFFLTMLSTVVDSIERELLLRKQNRKLNMLNQIMVNKNRNGIIITNANGIITSVNDFVAETFGIHKDTNIVDRAEQNPECLISSHMKKVIKNKQSFDNVQMILRSFDNQKIVCLFDAQPIYDETNNFIGSYSQLRDITERYLNEERHNYLAYHDELTSLPNRRSLHETLNYHISSSLTAGKNINLTLMFLDLDHFKTINDAFGHSNGDILLKQVSGRLIQFLGDNGKVFRMGGDEFIFLFNDLIGQKEVIHTGKQIIDLFDTPFTISGSKFHVTASIGIAIYPNDGTDSETFMVYADNAMYKSKSKGRNNYTLFDSNMKSRSKEKDKLSLEVSLRKALENNEFIVYYQPQVDLINKKIIGAEALLRWNSPEYGLVYPDVFIPILEENGMISHVGEWILGEVCNQSKRWVEKGFPKFRLAVNLSSQQFLKDNLVEVISNILIETEMNPNYLELEITETMTMDVERAINVLSQLNALGVRISIDDFGTGYSSLNYLKKFPIHTLKIDKSFVRDIMLDKNDSSIVSTIISMAHNLNLDVVAEGVETKDQLDFLKMKNCDAVQGYYFSKPLSVDDFEKSFYQLNDDIKNN
- a CDS encoding NAD-dependent epimerase/dehydratase family protein; the protein is MKKVFILGGTGFLGYYTVKELLARGYRVAELSLPPTPAEHLFPTEVESHLGDIQSYTDEQILQLLEGVYAFIYAAGADERTCPDAPATTFFYQANVIATQRIARLARQAGVKKFVLFNSYFSHFAEQWTDLRLNREQAYPRTRLLQEEVAMFEGGKDMDVMSLRLPYIFGTMPGRTPLWTMFTEQVRGKDTVYVPQGGTAMVTANQVAEAAVGAIEYGQHEGRYAICDTNMKFLEFYQYMVEALGQTETTKLIVAPIEAFKPAFAEHDEHAKQTGKEHGIHLAVTAEIQGRDAYVNAEETMPILRFKKGDVIASIKETLNACVNAKL
- a CDS encoding DUF4023 family protein, yielding MDSTKDFVEKIHEQQESNNKGSKKKDAENGGHKLPGKQHGTNK